CTACCTAGTCGACGGATGAGACGGCACAGCTCTGGCCGCTGATGCAGAGTCTCGAACAAACGAACCAGCTGCTTCCATCAGCACGGGCTTCAAGACGACCATTACGGTTATTATTGATAGCTTACTTTGACATGCGGTCCATCCTCCCCTGTAACAACCTAGGTTAGCCCTGAACCACCAACGTTATTAAGCCCAGCACGCACAAGGTCTCACCCAGACATGCTCATacagcctcttccttccaatcCTACACCACTCCTTGGAAACTCTGCATAGATTCGCCCAATCTGAAGGTTTATCAAAGTTTTCCAGTATTAGTGGTACAAGTTCCTCATACCTGAAGAGCATCGACAGGGGTGATGGATTATAAGATTCCTCGGGAATACCCAACGGCAAGGGGTATATTTTTGGCTGTCTAGGTGGGcttggaggtggaggcgtAAGAGACTCATCGCGCTGAGGCATTTTTGAAGGGCCACTCCATTGGACGGCCCGCATGAACATCTTGTCTAGCAGTAGAGGCTTTCTGGGAGGTCCATCGTCGACACGGATGGCTCGCAGTTGAGCGTCTATAACATGCAAGTCTGATTCGTCCATTGTGAAATAGACGAGCGCCGGGACATGGATGTGGGTGTATCTATCCAGCTCTTATGCCAATGCactcttttcatctctgAGATATGACAATATATATTAAATGTGCTGCTGCGTCGGATGGTGCACAACCTCGAGCGAAGTAGTAATAATATCGGATATCGCCGAGTCCAGTCACCTGACTTCTTGTTCAGACAAGCagcttgatgatgacggTGGGTGAGTTGCGTGAGTTGTCCGAGCTGAGTGACATAGCATTTTATACTCATCTATCCATACTATATTTCTCCTGACAGTAATACACTCCAGGAAATACATCACCATGGGAAGCCATAACCCTATCACATCCTCCAAGTTGGACTACCCTCAGAGGACTACCGAGGCGAGTAAGTAGTCGTCGATCCTCGACCATGTTATTAGGCGTTCGCATCCGCAGCCGGGCCAGTCGCAGCCAATGGGATGCGAAAAGTGAACCAAagctcctccttcaaatGATGATTGGTATCTTCAAGGAGATTTGCTGTTCATATGATAGTGCCTTAGCTTTCGTATCAATCTCAATTCCTGTGCGGGACCTCGCAACTTCGGAGAATGCGGGGAGTGTGATCGGTGGACGTTGCTTGCATAAACCACCGAGCGCGAAACAAGCCGAGGCTGATGTGTCACAGAGTACAAGCACCTGGGGTCCATTCGCGGTCGTCTTGATCAATTTATCGTATGTTGCTTGTATTGTCTGAATGGTTACAGGCAATCATCTGACCCGACATCTGCCATGAAAGGGGGGCCATTACGCAAATTATAacctttcctctcttctgTATGCTCACCGCTTAGACGACTCAGAACATGTTAAACTCGAAGTATGGTCAGCGCCCGGTCTCACCAAGCCCACttttgaagaagccaaaCGCCAGACTTTCAAATCTACAAAGAAGGGTGAATCTTTTGGGCCAAGCTGGACGAATCATTGGTTCAAAGTCACCCTTTACATCCCCAAGGAGTGGTCAGATTATGAGAAGGTCCAGTTTGAATTTGACTGTTCTGGTGAAGCCATGATATTCACAACAGATGGTGATCCCATCCATGGTCTGACGGGTGGGTTTGGGGAGGACCGACGTGTTGAATTTATCATCCCCCACTCTGCTCGGAATGCTGGAGTCGCCCATTATTATATCGAGGCAAGCTGTAACGGCATGTTCGGTATCAATAACATGGACCCCCCTGATCCTAATAGGTACTATCGGTTGAACTCCGCCGATTTGGTAGTCCCAAACGAGGAAGCATGGAGGTTGATGTGGGACTTCAACGCAATCCACCAAGTGTACAATGCCCTCCCAGATGATTCAGCTCTCGCCAAAAAGGCGCAATGGGTGGCCAATGAGATATTAAATGCGTTCGAGACGGGAAGCCTAGAGAGTGTTGCCAGGGGGCGAGAAGTGGCACAAACGATCCTTGGTAAAgattgggagaagaaacttcaggaggagagcgagaatgctgggatggagaagggggTACTCTGGGGCATTGGACATTGGTACATTGCACGAGATAAACAAAACAATCCGTGGCTGACTGGTACTTAGCCATATTGACACTGCCTGGCTCTGGCCTTTCCACGTGACCCAGCAGAAATCTGCTCGATCTTGGTCAACTCAGTGCGATCTTATGGACCGTTATCCCGAACATCGCTTTTCCGCTACCCAAGCTCAACAATTCAAATGGGTGGAACAACTTTATCCCTCGCTTTTTGCTAGgatcaaggaaaaggtaTCTGAGGGTAATTTTCAACCTCTTGGAGCGACGTGGGTTGAAATGGATACCAACCTACCCTCAGGTGAAGCTTTGGTAAGGCAATTCCTGTATGGACAGAGGTATTATGAGAGCAGGTTCGGCTTTAGGTCTGATACGTTCGTTTTACCTGACACTTGTGAGTCTTGAACTTTACAACAGACTTTCCAACCAACGTACATCTAATACTACATGCAGTTGGTTACTCCAGTCAGCTTCCTCAAATCTCTCGACAAGCAGGAGCCGAAAATTTCTTCACGCAGAAGCTGTCATGGAACTCTATCAACAACTTCCCGCACAGTACATTCAACTGGGTAGGATTGGATGGGTCTCAGGTTTTGACGCACATGACTCCTGTTGACAATTACAACTCTCAGTAAGATCGATGTCCTTCAGATTTGCCTGTTGCCTAAGCTAACGTCCAAAGGTGTAATATCGATGACATCCGACGAGGAGTTACTGGTCATAAAAATCTCGATGTCACTTGTGAGCTGGTCCTTGGTCGGGAAAAATGTTTACACATTGACCTCTCATAATAGCTGAGGCTCTCCTCTTGTTTGGCAACGGTGACGGTGGCGGCGGTCCCACTCCTCCCATGCTGGAGAAACTCCGCCGAGCTCGAGCTATCGGTCAGCGCCCTGATGCAGGAGGTCAACTGCCGCTTGTCAAGATGGGCGGAAGCTTCTCCGAGTTCTTTTATAGCGTTAGGAAGGAAACAGAGAATGGGACCAGGCTGCCTTATTGGAGGGGAGAACTGTACTTCGAACTACATAGAGGAACGTATACTTCGCATGCCTCAATTAAAAAGGGTAACAGGAAGAGTGAAATCCTTATGAGGCAGGCGGAGTATGCTGCCACCATAGCCAGCCTTGTTGATACTGATTATGAGTATCCCAAAGAGGTGGGAGTCAATCACATATCAGTGACCACTGGCTAATAATGCTCAAAATTAGCGCTTCGATGttgcttgggaagatctGTTACTTTGTCAGTTCCATGATGTTTTGCCTGGAAGTGGTATCGCTATGGTATGTTGTTTTTTTCCGATGAACGCATCGGAAGGCTGACCCCCTGAAGATCTATGAAGATGCTGAAAAGAAATATGCCGCACTCCATTCTTCAATCACTGGTATTTTGAATGAGGCAAACTCCATCCTCTTTAAGCAATCAACTCCTCTAGATTTTCCGTCTCCTGCAGAAGTCCAAGGCCAGGTATTCGCCATAAACACAATTCCCAATTATTCTCGTCGGGAAGTCATTGAAGTGCATCTAGGAAAAGGGGCCACCGGCCTTCGGCAAGTATCTGCGCAGGTCACagatgatggaaagaaagggTGGCTGTTAATGAGCACGGAAAACAATGGAGGAATGGTTGCGCTACCTAAGGGGGTTTACGCCTCGCCTCGGGTGACAAGTAAGTCATCTTTCTGTTCACGAACATCAACGAGTTCATGTACGGCGTAGTTGTCCTGGGGAAAGATGACGTAGCCGTGATGTCGAACGACAATATCTCTTTGCAAATCAAAGACGGGAGAATTGCCAGTATCTACGACAAAGCTTTGGAGTAAATGGACTTGATTTTCCTCACTGGGGAGTTAATGCTTATCAATAAATGACAGGAGAGAGCTTGTGGCTCCTGGGCAGACAGGCGGCTTGGTCATCATGGAAGATCATCCGAACTTTTGGGAGTGAGTACAATGGTCGTCAGAACTAAGGAAAATGCTTACCAATATCTGGTCACTATGTAGCGCATGGTATGTTTCAGTGTGGATGAGCTCCTATAACTTGGCTTGATGCTAATTTCCATGCAGGGATGTTGACGAATTTCATCTGGAGAAACAAAAGCATCTCAAATTTGGCTCACTACGTGTCAAAGAGAACGGTCCTCTAAGGGGCATCATTAGCACCACCTGCCGAGTAGGGAAAAGTCTTATCCAAATCGACGTGGGTATCGTGCGATTGCAGAGATTTAGCAAAGCTTATCCTTCTGAAGATCGTTATGGACGCTATTGGAGCTTCTATGAAGCCCGGCGCCCGTAGCATGATACGATTCGACGCCGTTATGTAAGACTCCTGCTTCTTTGATCCAGGGATTGTTGCCTAATCGTTTAATAGTgattggaaagagaaacatCAATTCCTGAAGTGTGAGCATAAGCTGTCTTCGCTCGGATGTTGTTCCTTGGGTCTGTGCTAATGTGACCAACAAGTCGAACTTCCGCTTGATATCTACTCTGACTTTGCCACCTATGATACGCAATTCGGAACTGTTGCTCGGCCCACTCGCAGGAACACCAGCTGGGATGCCGCCAAGTGAGTCGGTGTTGAATTGCTGAAGACCCCTTTTGCTGATCTTCCGCCTAGATTCGAGGTCTGCGCGCACAAGTTTGCTGACTTATCCGAGGTAAGCCTCTCAATCTTGCTATAACATACAAGTCATACCTGACGACATCGCAGTATGGATATGGCGTCGCAATCCTCAACGACTGCAAATATGGCTAGTAAGTACTTTCAACTTTACTCTTCAGTGTAATGTAATGCGACTGACCTTTCTATAGCGCCACACAGGGTAATGTCATGCGTCTTTCGCTTTTACGAGCCCCTACCCAGCCAGACGCAGATTGCGATATTGGAACGCATTCGTTTTCATTTGCCATTTATCCTCATACTAGTACTTTCATTGAAAGTGATGTGGCCCAAGTCGCCTATGCCTTCAATTCACCATTGTCCGGTGAGCCAACCTTTCTGTGCAACTAAAACATTCGCTGACAACGTTTCCAACAACTGTAGTGCGTTGTGCTCCGAAGAACTTTTTGGCAAATGTTTCACCTTTGGCCAGATCATCTCCCTTTACACTTGAAGGAGCTGCCAATGTCATGCTGGAGACCATTAAACGAGGCGAGGATGACCAATTCTCTGGTGATAAGACCAAGACCATCATTTTGAGGGTATACGAGCATCTCGGTGGCCATGCTAAAGTCAAGCTCAACATGTGAGTCTCAAATGGCACTTCACTTTCGAGTCGTGTTAACGCTACTCCCCATTCGGGATAGAACGCATCTGGCTGTGGTGAAGGCCGAGCTTGTCAACATCCTGGAAGACCATCTTGAAACTCTTCACTTCTATCCATTGGACGGCAAGGGAAAAGCAA
The nucleotide sequence above comes from Cryptococcus neoformans var. grubii H99 chromosome 1, complete sequence. Encoded proteins:
- a CDS encoding alpha-mannosidase; translation: MGSHNPITSSKLDYPQRTTEAKYKHLGSIRGRLDQFIGGHYANYNLSSLLYAHRLDDSEHVKLEVWSAPGLTKPTFEEAKRQTFKSTKKGESFGPSWTNHWFKVTLYIPKEWSDYEKVQFEFDCSGEAMIFTTDGDPIHGLTGGFGEDRRVEFIIPHSARNAGVAHYYIEASCNGMFGINNMDPPDPNRYYRLNSADLVVPNEEAWRLMWDFNAIHQVYNALPDDSALAKKAQWVANEILNAFETGSLESVARGREVAQTILGKDWEKKLQEESENAGMEKGVLWGIGHCHIDTAWLWPFHVTQQKSARSWSTQCDLMDRYPEHRFSATQAQQFKWVEQLYPSLFARIKEKVSEGNFQPLGATWVEMDTNLPSGEALVRQFLYGQRYYESRFGFRSDTFVLPDTFGYSSQLPQISRQAGAENFFTQKLSWNSINNFPHSTFNWVGLDGSQVLTHMTPVDNYNSQCNIDDIRRGVTGHKNLDVTSEALLLFGNGDGGGGPTPPMLEKLRRARAIGQRPDAGGQLPLVKMGGSFSEFFYSVRKETENGTRLPYWRGELYFELHRGTYTSHASIKKGNRKSEILMRQAEYAATIASLVDTDYEYPKERFDVAWEDLLLCQFHDVLPGSGIAMIYEDAEKKYAALHSSITGILNEANSILFKQSTPLDFPSPAEVQGQVFAINTIPNYSRREVIEVHLGKGATGLRQVSAQVTDDGKKGWLLMSTENNGGMVALPKGVYASPRVTIVLGKDDVAVMSNDNISLQIKDGRIASIYDKALERELVAPGQTGGLVIMEDHPNFWDAWDVDEFHLEKQKHLKFGSLRVKENGPLRGIISTTCRVGKSLIQIDIVMDAIGASMKPGARSMIRFDAVIDWKEKHQFLKFELPLDIYSDFATYDTQFGTVARPTRRNTSWDAAKFEVCAHKFADLSEYGYGVAILNDCKYGYATQGNVMRLSLLRAPTQPDADCDIGTHSFSFAIYPHTSTFIESDVAQVAYAFNSPLSVRCAPKNFLANVSPLARSSPFTLEGAANVMLETIKRGEDDQFSGDKTKTIILRVYEHLGGHAKVKLNITHLAVVKAELVNILEDHLETLHFYPLDGKGKATSDLGDEDNPHAGDNVYVQLNLRGYEVQTVRLTVKSKKSKAEPEGWIKL